One Gemmatimonadaceae bacterium genomic region harbors:
- a CDS encoding glycoside hydrolase family 95 protein → MVISRVLGPRVRATTLLSVLSSMAALAQPAPTSTLWFRQPATEWNRALPVGNGRLGAMIFGGTREEHIQLNEETLWTGGPYNPVVKGASKALPEIQRLLFAGDVPRAHDLFGRTMMGVPYEQMKYQPLGDLLIAFPGHDSVTGYRRELLLDSAIARVSYVVNGVTFTRDVFVSAPDQAIVIRLSANRPGALTFNAALHGVRNPAHSNYGTDYFQMDGVAPNGLRITGKNSDYLGIAGKLTYEARLQARTEGARGSMAVDYRTLRVNGADAVTIVLAAATSFVNYHDVSGNPATRVRTVLDRTATRPYETMLRDHVAEHQQWFNRVHLSLSGTSADVLAMPTDERIKRFANAPDPDLAALTYQFGRYLLMASSRPGTQAANLQGIWNDNPNPWWDAKYTININLPMNYWPAETGNLGEMVGPLEQLVSDVALTGTETAREHWGARGWVVHQNTDL, encoded by the coding sequence GTGGTGATATCCCGTGTGCTGGGCCCGCGTGTTCGAGCGACTACGCTGCTGTCGGTGCTGTCGTCGATGGCCGCCCTCGCCCAGCCCGCACCCACCTCCACCCTGTGGTTCCGCCAACCCGCCACCGAATGGAATCGCGCCCTGCCCGTGGGCAACGGCCGCCTGGGTGCGATGATTTTTGGCGGCACGCGCGAAGAACACATCCAACTGAACGAAGAGACACTGTGGACCGGCGGTCCATACAACCCCGTCGTAAAAGGCGCCAGCAAGGCGCTGCCGGAAATCCAGCGACTGCTCTTTGCCGGCGACGTACCGCGCGCCCACGATCTCTTTGGACGCACCATGATGGGTGTGCCGTACGAGCAGATGAAGTATCAACCACTGGGCGATCTGCTCATCGCGTTTCCCGGACATGACAGCGTCACCGGCTATCGTCGCGAACTGCTGCTGGACTCCGCCATCGCGCGCGTGTCGTACGTGGTGAACGGCGTGACCTTCACGCGCGACGTGTTTGTCAGTGCGCCCGACCAGGCCATCGTCATTCGCCTGTCGGCCAACCGCCCCGGTGCGCTCACGTTCAATGCCGCGTTGCATGGCGTGCGCAATCCGGCACACTCCAACTACGGCACCGACTACTTCCAGATGGACGGCGTGGCGCCCAACGGCCTGCGCATCACGGGCAAGAACTCCGACTACTTAGGGATCGCGGGCAAGCTCACCTATGAAGCACGGCTGCAGGCGCGCACCGAGGGTGCGCGTGGTTCCATGGCAGTGGACTATCGCACACTCCGCGTGAACGGCGCCGACGCGGTCACCATTGTACTGGCCGCCGCCACGAGTTTCGTGAACTACCACGACGTGAGTGGCAACCCCGCCACGCGCGTGCGCACCGTGCTCGATCGTACCGCGACACGCCCCTACGAGACCATGTTGCGCGATCACGTGGCCGAACACCAGCAATGGTTCAATCGGGTGCATCTGTCGCTGAGTGGCACCAGCGCCGACGTACTGGCCATGCCAACGGACGAGCGCATCAAGCGTTTCGCGAATGCGCCAGACCCCGATCTCGCCGCCCTCACCTATCAGTTTGGGCGCTATCTGTTGATGGCCAGTTCACGACCTGGCACGCAGGCTGCCAACCTGCAGGGTATCTGGAACGACAACCCCAATCCGTGGTGGGACGCCAAGTACACCATCAACATCAATCTCCCCATGAACTACTGGCCCGCCGAAACGGGCAACCTGGGTGAAATGGTGGGGCCGTTGGAGCAATTGGTGAGCGACGTGGCACTAACCGGCACGGAAACCGCGCGCGAACATTGGGGCGCTCGCGGCTGGGTGGTGCATCAGAACACCGATCTCTAG
- a CDS encoding Ig-like domain-containing protein produces MSRIARLFTLFALAACGGGGGSDGGPTNPPPTPGPVAVASVTVTSPQATLIPPQTVQLSVALRDASSNEVTGRAIVWTASAPQVATVSASGVVTAVASGDVTITASSEGKSGTVSITVLGNNAVGTAGGTLTFAGGTVQLVVPPGAVSNNTAITVTAQAQPSTPPPNAVQFVGPVYEVGPAGTTFSQPVVVKIKYGANELPAWVMSGDLSLLQTNGTQWTGLTDIALDASTRTISGRTTSFAGVAGALRVAGSVAGQLAGGTTTVGIGAQAPQLTLTPGSGSVNEQQRSVRFFAGLAPRGTSVPLPANTPALLYRWSTTGRNGAISSGAGNGQWGIITDAQYTATNSVLNQLHGTIDTVRVDVLLNPASVNNPAAQSFVSAIAVVDADLQVTYEITPALPKIGPGATSNLRLLIRDRQGQVQAIAPGREVSWKSSAVFGVLGAAGPQQLDVVYTAFSQFTAPPPRVDDVVATVTEKKRSIIRTAIPGPFGFEGFKEDTVDRTLTHGEAKTFVEVKVPYQVVVTPNAPTLAAGGSVDLTVTLNPQYTGPGLGYKYTNPGVHGTLDVPLGVVTNRPQVKYTANHNGAGTEVIQVEVWSVVAGVPLESIGVGLASIKTDSVKLGWRITQFTRTAISGIAQTDCTDYCDVFTRLEANPGKGFVFAFPNQVATPLSATQPTPGAYLLVDVIGNGSTVKDYSPTGALMWTLAHRYNQAYLTYRPASGTFTYTGTPIDGGFTGQAKPLLQFSFYDFRVSITAVKNGDELTGEIEVAEFPFATPSTNWVTKRWQFRATRLP; encoded by the coding sequence GTGTCACGAATCGCTCGCCTGTTCACGCTGTTCGCACTCGCCGCCTGCGGTGGCGGTGGCGGAAGTGACGGCGGGCCGACCAATCCCCCGCCGACGCCGGGACCGGTTGCGGTGGCGTCGGTAACGGTGACATCGCCGCAGGCGACCCTGATTCCTCCGCAAACGGTCCAACTATCCGTCGCCCTGCGGGACGCGTCGTCGAATGAGGTCACCGGACGCGCCATTGTGTGGACGGCGTCGGCCCCGCAAGTGGCAACCGTCAGTGCCTCCGGCGTCGTCACTGCCGTCGCGAGTGGTGACGTGACCATCACGGCCAGCAGCGAAGGAAAAAGCGGCACCGTGTCGATCACCGTCCTGGGAAACAACGCCGTAGGAACCGCCGGTGGAACGCTCACCTTTGCTGGCGGCACCGTGCAGCTCGTCGTGCCGCCGGGCGCGGTGTCGAACAACACGGCCATCACGGTGACGGCGCAGGCACAGCCGTCGACGCCACCACCGAACGCCGTGCAGTTCGTTGGACCGGTGTACGAAGTGGGGCCCGCCGGTACGACATTCTCGCAACCCGTCGTGGTGAAGATCAAATATGGCGCGAACGAACTCCCCGCCTGGGTCATGTCCGGTGACCTGTCATTGCTCCAGACCAACGGCACGCAGTGGACGGGACTGACAGACATCGCCTTGGACGCAAGCACCCGCACCATCTCCGGGCGTACCACGAGTTTCGCGGGAGTCGCCGGCGCCTTGCGCGTTGCGGGTTCCGTTGCAGGACAACTCGCCGGCGGCACCACCACCGTTGGCATCGGAGCGCAGGCGCCGCAACTGACGCTCACGCCCGGTTCAGGCAGCGTGAATGAGCAACAACGGTCGGTGCGATTTTTCGCCGGACTTGCGCCGCGAGGCACCAGCGTGCCGCTGCCGGCCAACACGCCGGCGCTGTTGTACCGCTGGTCGACCACCGGCCGGAACGGTGCCATCAGCAGCGGAGCGGGCAACGGCCAATGGGGTATCATCACCGACGCGCAGTACACGGCAACCAATTCCGTGCTCAACCAACTGCACGGAACGATTGACACGGTGAGAGTCGACGTCCTGCTCAACCCGGCATCCGTGAACAATCCGGCGGCGCAGAGTTTCGTCTCCGCAATCGCCGTCGTCGATGCCGACCTGCAGGTCACCTACGAAATCACCCCCGCCCTGCCAAAGATTGGTCCGGGCGCCACGTCAAACCTGCGACTGCTGATACGCGACCGGCAGGGACAAGTGCAGGCCATCGCTCCCGGGCGCGAAGTGTCGTGGAAGAGTTCCGCCGTATTCGGCGTGCTCGGCGCCGCCGGTCCTCAGCAACTGGATGTTGTGTACACGGCATTCTCGCAGTTCACCGCGCCGCCGCCGCGCGTCGATGACGTCGTGGCTACGGTGACCGAGAAAAAGCGCTCGATTATCCGCACGGCCATCCCAGGCCCCTTCGGGTTTGAGGGATTCAAGGAAGACACGGTCGATCGCACCCTCACGCACGGCGAGGCGAAGACGTTTGTGGAGGTGAAGGTGCCGTATCAGGTGGTCGTTACACCGAACGCGCCCACCCTCGCCGCAGGCGGCAGCGTCGATCTGACGGTCACCCTCAACCCGCAGTACACCGGACCAGGACTCGGCTACAAGTACACCAATCCCGGAGTGCACGGCACCCTTGATGTGCCGCTGGGAGTGGTTACGAACCGCCCCCAGGTGAAGTACACGGCCAACCACAACGGAGCCGGCACGGAAGTGATCCAGGTGGAGGTCTGGTCCGTGGTGGCGGGGGTTCCGCTCGAGTCCATCGGCGTCGGACTGGCGAGCATAAAGACCGATTCGGTCAAGCTTGGGTGGCGCATCACACAGTTCACCCGCACCGCCATCTCCGGCATCGCGCAGACCGATTGCACGGACTATTGCGATGTGTTTACGCGACTGGAGGCCAATCCAGGCAAGGGATTCGTCTTTGCATTTCCCAATCAGGTGGCCACGCCGCTGAGCGCCACTCAGCCAACGCCCGGCGCGTATTTACTGGTCGACGTCATTGGCAACGGGAGCACGGTCAAGGACTACTCTCCAACGGGCGCGCTGATGTGGACACTCGCCCATCGGTACAACCAGGCCTATCTGACCTATCGACCGGCCAGCGGTACGTTTACCTATACCGGCACACCAATTGACGGTGGATTTACCGGTCAGGCAAAGCCGCTGCTGCAGTTCAGTTTCTACGATTTCCGGGTGAGTATTACCGCCGTCAAGAACGGCGACGAGCTGACCGGTGAAATTGAGGTGGCGGAGTTTCCTTTTGCGACGCCGAGCACCAACTGGGTGACGAAGCGGTGGCAGTTCCGGGCGACGCGTTTGCCGTAG
- a CDS encoding antitoxin: protein MTTRLQVLLEDDEIAEIRRVAKRHRMTVAEWVRQALRRARRDEPVADPRKKLAAVREAARGEYPTSDIQQMLTEIEGEYLGDVGE, encoded by the coding sequence ATGACTACTCGACTTCAGGTACTCCTTGAGGACGACGAGATTGCCGAAATTCGTCGCGTCGCCAAGCGCCATCGCATGACGGTTGCCGAGTGGGTGCGGCAGGCGCTACGGAGAGCCCGGCGCGATGAGCCGGTGGCGGATCCACGAAAAAAGCTGGCTGCGGTCCGCGAGGCCGCGCGCGGCGAATACCCCACCAGCGACATTCAGCAGATGCTGACGGAGATTGAAGGGGAATATCTGGGGGACGTGGGCGAATGA
- a CDS encoding type II toxin-antitoxin system VapC family toxin yields MIFIDSNIPMYLVGAAHPNKHTARVLLEQCITNGERLVADAEVLQEILHRYVAINRREAIQPAFDALLKVVDQVFPVDTSDIQRAKSIVLGLTPISARDAVHVAIMQRYGVERIMSFDTGFDAVGSIERVPQ; encoded by the coding sequence ATGATCTTTATCGACTCGAACATCCCGATGTATCTCGTCGGCGCCGCACATCCCAACAAGCACACCGCGCGCGTCCTGCTGGAACAGTGCATCACCAACGGCGAGCGCCTGGTGGCCGATGCGGAGGTGCTGCAGGAAATACTCCACCGGTATGTCGCGATCAATCGGCGTGAGGCCATCCAGCCCGCGTTCGACGCGTTGCTGAAGGTGGTCGATCAGGTATTTCCCGTCGATACGAGTGATATTCAGCGCGCCAAATCCATTGTGCTTGGCCTCACACCGATTTCGGCGCGTGACGCCGTTCACGTCGCTATCATGCAGCGATATGGCGTCGAACGGATCATGAGTTTCGACACCGGGTTCGATGCGGTCGGATCCATCGAACGGGTACCGCAGTAG
- a CDS encoding LptF/LptG family permease — protein MNMTRIYRVALRLLPITLRDKHGAAMAELFARELEHARVRGRLHVAFVGAAGLWDVMKRAVYERVRPAPNAEGPQLTTGQLLRRLAASFAIAFVGLTVSLIFPFASRQIPALNARGVSPAGIAEFLLLAVPFTAAMTMPMAVFLSVLHEFTRLGANGTLAAARRARNDVRRLVVTVLAAAVGVAALAMVVTAELVPRANGRLSGVLSGGAAVQNDRTMTIGSLRKAARSVGPGADPVSRARAAAYEVEIQKKLALPAACLVLALTGMAIAFRFPRGGTLLVVGASLVVFGAYYALIMTGESLAERLVVSPVVGMWGANAFLLTAALLVVWRRSGPRLVSKAP, from the coding sequence ATGAACATGACACGCATCTATCGTGTGGCCCTCCGCCTGCTCCCCATCACGCTGCGTGACAAGCACGGTGCGGCGATGGCGGAACTGTTCGCGCGCGAACTCGAACACGCCAGGGTGCGAGGACGATTGCACGTCGCGTTCGTCGGTGCCGCGGGATTGTGGGACGTGATGAAGCGAGCCGTCTACGAACGGGTGCGCCCGGCACCGAACGCGGAGGGGCCGCAGCTCACGACCGGACAGCTCCTGCGCCGCCTGGCCGCCTCGTTCGCCATCGCATTTGTGGGGCTCACGGTCTCGTTGATATTCCCCTTCGCGAGCCGGCAGATCCCCGCGCTGAATGCGCGAGGGGTTTCACCTGCAGGCATCGCAGAGTTTCTGCTGCTCGCGGTGCCATTCACCGCCGCGATGACGATGCCGATGGCCGTCTTCCTGTCCGTACTCCACGAGTTCACCCGCCTCGGCGCGAACGGTACCCTCGCTGCGGCTCGCCGCGCGCGCAACGACGTTCGTCGATTGGTCGTCACCGTACTCGCGGCCGCCGTGGGCGTGGCAGCGCTTGCGATGGTGGTGACCGCCGAGCTTGTCCCCCGCGCGAACGGGAGACTCAGTGGGGTACTCAGCGGAGGCGCCGCGGTGCAGAACGATCGCACCATGACGATTGGATCGTTGCGGAAGGCCGCGCGGAGTGTCGGGCCGGGTGCTGACCCGGTTTCCCGGGCGCGCGCGGCCGCGTACGAAGTTGAGATTCAGAAAAAGCTTGCCCTTCCGGCCGCATGCCTGGTATTGGCACTGACTGGCATGGCAATCGCCTTCCGTTTCCCGCGCGGCGGCACGTTGCTTGTGGTGGGCGCGAGCCTTGTGGTATTCGGCGCGTACTACGCGTTGATCATGACGGGTGAGAGTCTCGCCGAACGGCTGGTGGTATCGCCGGTGGTCGGGATGTGGGGGGCAAATGCGTTCCTGCTCACCGCCGCGCTGCTTGTCGTATGGCGAAGGAGTGGACCACGCCTCGTGTCGAAAGCGCCATGA
- a CDS encoding GWxTD domain-containing protein has translation MEAILVVSFCRFLAVLLASASAAWSLHAQPAPSASPRDRAAVADTARAALRRDALERVTHLLRAADTAGAVDALKRAAAASPDDARLWHDYGMLLSVWNKPYWRTMSMPAGIPQRLIAADSALARAMWLAPDSATYALHYGEHLFNSNQWNFANAMRVQSKAVERAEASADTLTLAQSRDALGLFYWRRYETVANRRFYIMSLQHTPTTLLMRAALNRDLFDQATRAYDPPLGEALYREAATNFRRARELDMEDGVAFRHDAMLLAERARWDEMAAMAGARSKTRPAQTWPWFALGIAEHRRGRAGAAHAALDSAYARLSPPERERLSSLSRLLPPGRKTFFDTLNTAGKQQLTKAYFDLANPTLLVEGNLVWDEFRARVAFAELMWTNEQLNVRGVDSDRGEAMVRWGPPDNVWSTSPDANGLLTLSWLYRSTGFLIAFTMPPTYGTAFVSQNERSNTLEPEEQLRPARWDNLPLFGRGIDSLPVQVARFRHGTDSLDIAVFAGVRAGALRAGLPTDTSVLTTGVFAVDALGVVQRRITDVVRTGERDTLALTAHAWRTTVPASVSYLRVEALETDALRLARVIRDVTGFPTAGFGISDLLIGTGITAPANEDAARWSDYRLAPITGNALRVGRPVDLLWEVYAPTAREGNVQYRVSISVQRVERAGLTGVVARLGGRVRNAVVRSVGTDKVAVQYDRTAAVRAQRTESIRLDLGSARAGRYLMTLEVTDLNSGATAITHRDVVLVDR, from the coding sequence TTGGAGGCCATCCTGGTGGTCAGCTTTTGTCGCTTTCTCGCCGTGCTCCTTGCGAGTGCATCTGCGGCATGGTCGCTGCACGCGCAGCCGGCGCCCAGCGCGTCGCCGCGAGATCGCGCAGCAGTCGCGGACACCGCGCGCGCCGCACTGCGTCGCGATGCGCTGGAGCGTGTGACCCACCTCCTCCGTGCTGCAGATACCGCCGGGGCCGTCGACGCCCTCAAACGCGCGGCCGCCGCGTCGCCGGACGATGCTCGACTCTGGCACGACTACGGCATGCTGCTCTCCGTATGGAACAAGCCGTATTGGCGCACGATGAGTATGCCGGCCGGAATACCGCAGCGATTGATCGCCGCCGACAGCGCGTTGGCGCGCGCGATGTGGTTGGCACCGGATAGCGCAACCTACGCGCTGCACTACGGCGAGCACTTGTTCAACTCCAATCAGTGGAATTTTGCGAACGCCATGCGCGTGCAGTCGAAGGCGGTTGAGCGCGCGGAAGCGAGTGCGGACACGCTGACACTCGCGCAAAGTCGGGATGCGCTTGGATTGTTCTACTGGCGCCGATATGAAACGGTGGCCAATCGCCGGTTCTACATCATGAGCCTGCAGCACACGCCGACCACCCTGCTGATGCGTGCCGCTTTGAATCGGGACCTCTTCGACCAGGCGACACGGGCGTACGATCCCCCACTCGGGGAAGCGCTCTACCGTGAGGCGGCAACAAACTTCAGGCGCGCGCGTGAGCTCGACATGGAAGACGGAGTGGCGTTTCGTCACGACGCGATGCTGCTGGCGGAACGCGCGCGATGGGATGAGATGGCCGCAATGGCTGGCGCGCGATCGAAAACACGGCCCGCACAGACATGGCCGTGGTTCGCGCTCGGAATTGCCGAGCATCGTCGTGGCCGCGCGGGCGCGGCACACGCCGCACTCGACTCTGCCTATGCGCGCCTCTCCCCGCCTGAGCGTGAGCGACTGAGTTCGTTGTCGCGCCTGTTGCCGCCTGGTCGCAAGACGTTCTTTGACACGCTGAATACGGCGGGGAAGCAGCAGCTCACCAAGGCGTACTTCGATCTGGCAAATCCCACGTTGCTGGTCGAGGGGAATCTCGTTTGGGATGAGTTTCGGGCGCGCGTCGCATTTGCGGAGTTGATGTGGACGAACGAGCAACTGAACGTGCGCGGCGTGGATTCCGATCGGGGAGAAGCGATGGTTCGATGGGGACCGCCAGACAATGTGTGGTCCACATCGCCCGATGCAAACGGACTGCTCACCTTATCATGGCTATACCGAAGCACCGGCTTTCTCATCGCGTTTACTATGCCACCGACGTACGGCACGGCGTTCGTGAGTCAGAACGAGCGCTCGAACACGCTTGAGCCCGAGGAGCAACTGCGCCCCGCGCGATGGGATAATCTTCCGCTGTTCGGACGGGGCATTGATAGCCTGCCGGTCCAGGTGGCGCGATTCCGCCACGGCACAGACTCGCTCGACATTGCGGTCTTCGCTGGCGTTCGCGCCGGTGCGTTACGCGCCGGTTTGCCTACGGACACGTCGGTTCTTACGACCGGCGTGTTCGCCGTCGACGCGTTGGGCGTGGTGCAAAGGCGCATCACCGATGTGGTACGCACCGGCGAGCGCGATACACTGGCACTCACCGCGCACGCGTGGCGGACAACCGTACCGGCGAGTGTGTCATACTTGCGAGTCGAAGCGTTGGAGACCGATGCGCTGCGACTCGCTCGCGTGATTCGTGATGTGACGGGATTTCCGACAGCAGGCTTCGGGATCAGCGATCTGCTCATTGGCACAGGTATCACGGCGCCGGCGAACGAAGACGCCGCGCGCTGGAGCGACTATCGCCTCGCACCGATTACCGGCAATGCGCTACGCGTAGGGCGACCGGTCGACCTGCTCTGGGAAGTGTACGCGCCAACGGCCCGCGAGGGGAATGTGCAATATCGCGTATCAATCTCGGTGCAACGTGTGGAGCGCGCCGGACTGACCGGCGTCGTCGCGAGACTGGGAGGCAGAGTGCGCAACGCGGTGGTTCGATCTGTCGGCACGGACAAGGTCGCCGTGCAGTACGACCGTACCGCCGCGGTCCGCGCACAGCGTACGGAGTCGATTCGACTCGACCTCGGCAGCGCACGGGCCGGTCGCTACCTGATGACCCTTGAAGTCACCGACTTGAACTCGGGCGCCACCGCGATCACGCATCGCGATGTCGTATTGGTCGATCGCTAA
- a CDS encoding NAD(P)H-binding protein, translating to MSRTLTAVVLGASGSVGHALIRELIRHGSFNPIVSLTRRSQPAQVAMARDAGIDLRETLVPAMSPAGVETATIDAIRSLDGDVVGLSVLGVGADTAKLTIDQHRAVDVQLNAAFARGLKASGLVKHLAFMSAVGADPTAAVTGSGAAGMARYARVKGEAEEAVKASGPEVVSIFRPSMIIGSQHTPWLLEKVLPVFSLVTPAKFKPITVEQISKAMIAAVLNTPAKSEVYHYSEMMSLNRR from the coding sequence ATGTCGCGCACGCTAACCGCTGTGGTACTCGGTGCATCAGGATCGGTCGGCCACGCGCTGATCCGGGAACTGATTCGCCATGGGTCGTTCAATCCGATCGTAAGCCTGACGCGTCGCTCGCAGCCTGCCCAAGTCGCGATGGCACGTGACGCGGGCATCGACCTGCGCGAGACGCTCGTTCCCGCAATGAGTCCAGCCGGTGTGGAGACTGCGACGATAGACGCTATTCGTTCACTCGACGGCGACGTCGTGGGGTTGAGTGTGTTGGGCGTCGGAGCCGACACCGCGAAACTCACGATCGACCAGCATCGCGCCGTCGACGTGCAATTGAACGCGGCCTTTGCGCGAGGACTGAAGGCATCGGGACTCGTGAAGCATCTGGCGTTCATGTCCGCCGTAGGCGCCGATCCCACGGCGGCAGTGACCGGATCAGGCGCCGCGGGGATGGCGCGCTACGCTCGTGTGAAGGGCGAGGCCGAGGAGGCCGTGAAAGCGAGTGGCCCTGAGGTGGTGAGCATCTTCCGTCCGTCGATGATCATCGGATCGCAACACACGCCGTGGCTGCTCGAGAAGGTGCTGCCGGTGTTCTCGTTGGTGACGCCGGCGAAATTCAAACCGATCACGGTCGAGCAGATTTCGAAGGCGATGATCGCGGCGGTTCTGAACACGCCGGCGAAGTCGGAGGTGTATCACTACTCCGAGATGATGTCGTTGAATCGGCGATGA